One segment of Brassica napus cultivar Da-Ae chromosome C3, Da-Ae, whole genome shotgun sequence DNA contains the following:
- the LOC106429076 gene encoding transcription factor MYB72-like: MGKGRAPCCDKSKVKRGPWSPKEDLTLITFIQKHGHHNWRSLPKLAGLMRCGKSCRLRWINYLRPDVKRGNFSKEEEDAIIHFHQTLGNKWSKIASFLPGRTDNEIKNVWNTHLKKRLFPNSSSYSSISCPNDRPTEADQKKNYAIVQEERNSRDNESQDPPSSSHLHGKHMHTKPELDEVNELHEIQLLLDHDDFDDITSAFLQTTETLFPVQPLDSLLQTPTLTGFHNTGGATQEATEPQSFDHSQPEIPCGFEETNGEFDLWSQPSPNSEEFDEWLSFMDNQTYFDDFTLFGEVCL; this comes from the exons ATGGGGAAAGGAAGAGCACCATGCTGTGACAAGAGCAAAGTGAAGAGAGGGCCATGGAGCCCAAAAGAAGATCTTACTCTCATCACTTTTATTCAGAAACATGGCCATCACAATTGGAGATCTCTTCCCAAGCTTGCTG GATTGATGAGGTGTGGGAAGAGTTGTCGACTGAGATGGATAAACTATCTGAGACCGGACGTGAAGCGAGGGAACTTCAGCAAAGAGGAGGAAGATGCCATCATCCACTTCCATCAAACCCTTGGAAACAA GTGGTCAAAGATCGCGTCCTTCTTACCTGGAAGAACCGACAACGAGATAAAAAACGTGTGGAACACTCATCTCAAGAAACGACTCTTTCCCAACTCATCTTCTTATTCATCCATCTCTTGCCCTAATGATCGACCCACAGAAGCAGATCAAAAGAAGAACTATGCCATCGTCCAAGAAGAACGAAATTCTAGGGATAATGAGAGCCAAGACCCACCTTCGTCGTCTCATCTCCACGGCAAACATATGCACACAAAGCCAGAGCTTGATGAGGTTAATGAACTCCACGAGATCCAACTCCTTCTCGACCATGACGACTTTGATGATATAACCTCAGCGTTTCTTCAAACAACCGAAACGTTATTTCCAGTGCAACCACTAGACTCGCTTCTTCAGACTCCCACCTTAACCGGGTTTCACAATACAGGCGGAGCGACTCAAGAGGCAACCGAACCACAATCAtttgatcattctcaaccggAAATTCCATGCGGATTTGAAGAAACAAACGGAGAATTTGACTTGTGGTCGCAGCCTAGTCCTAATAGTGAGGAGTTCGACGAGTGGCTCAGCTTTATGGACAACCAAACTTACTTTGATGACTTTACTTTGTTCGGAGAAGTATGCCTATGA